The Microplitis demolitor isolate Queensland-Clemson2020A chromosome 8, iyMicDemo2.1a, whole genome shotgun sequence genome has a segment encoding these proteins:
- the LOC103577281 gene encoding uncharacterized protein LOC103577281 produces the protein MSDLGTDNPAFSNADECIDTSTNGNLENSHTESVQQEHKDKSSLISNGHSFVSQHYVEPTQNTPDVQYKTETRIELPNNGEEKTSNTVKANGVNGNSNNNDVSFLNASVTSAQINDGKKEQIEAVNLELVSMRPYTGNNLQTKGQEACELPSDPYEEYFVPVNEHRKYIRGEKLYVTKDKRTKSSYWRRIACWTFGLIVLALALVIAILAGTGVILTQEATQPLDNDHQRSLDDVNTAGSKEFIKNPPASPPPETSTFPPWQTTDESMLKTVPEAVEGSIWLDNLIWNDDLMDAKSRVYRSTAMEIENSLRDMILPVGSITIVKVYNITSNGQVMFRIGYPPTPTPEMLQESIEKKLRENNNMIGKYHLTRMNVKRLVDECQYGYLNCSGICKFDYIRAVFSCEEDYLSDISLDAEDPNLTSLEDMVQGRGRIPEHSFESEDHDHWMHHHYHEHVGSVTEININNTVNRPQFESTLQTGTEPKLQSEPVAEPTPEPSAEPKPEPESNTTFETIFELNAETKAEPEPIADATAEPKVEPEPTTELKAKPEPFAEPTAEPKLEPEPTAEPKAEPEPISEPTAEPKVKPESTAEPQAEPEPTAELNTESEPTAEPTVESEPVVEPTAEPKAEPTAELKVEPEPDPEPTAEPKAEPIADPTAEPEPIAEPTVEPESLPEPIAKSTEEPKAKPEPIAESEPSAEPQAEPESITEPEPTMEQKAELEPISESIAVFEPVPEPKSESEFKAASDILNEPTEESKLESKPENPLETTAAPEPITNPPLDNNAFSEPTPELKTESDLRPETQFEEGLKPDTEAPREPKLELEVKTEPTINPTLKPDFPKVTDRLNPNLKSFESSTTQLPIDSRFNVDSNPEPLPVIPLSTSINDNSLMDVSKEIPEMLPTAIPKISDIQSDDPYHRHQTDDKSSESTTLIEVENEDSTMNPTMKSSEFEEIKFSTIMEQNSTTIPNISETHFTDLTTIMPETKTQYFNNSNALDQVSNSGFPKVPQEIIENIEPLNDSVNNATPPYRKENNQTIISQLTPERIDPYMLIKNSLEANKLNENFSSTTISSNSQPLAMSNRTTEKRIGEVTITYEKDKNHEVMSPFLPEIIIEKDASKKAPRLDKDEQHYPNPFEPNVEDVIVHNLDSKTDTLITLNYDVNGTEFTDLVNKFNVSHGAQQTETSHKEDASIVDMMTTMTTTLLNTQINLAMTKKPVVDAEDLEIRHMDGMITSKVMNDMHIEQSNNSNANDDKSQENYDKVMNDPVSVTVIPRENEKLYGGIINSQSTDFDESKSITAIDKNQDSSDSHNKFDENAVEDQYNDIIEERISKKIESNDSKLSNKNLLPVEPNVKSTTVKNEKTTLTMDDNTTSDFINDLNNVKTTLKVTSEKPVKDKTDDNNKFTTEIPIMPVEIQQDISTTEIIEKIESTMISNLDNIRTNVAEITTPMSFVESKITTIQAPIMPKEFMTTEISLPEKIPLTSFPSESMGSTTENLISRQDSEPTTESPKVSTIGFEDIKPVSELIFDDPEPDIFDHTKFFTTTESALVDQTLMDQSVSDDLSEELLKIIPLDIDDVKEKTSTETTEISAIIKIINTTDISTSTVEQNMSSVPRLKIIEITSASQQPKNWNHSLIIHNTTSVPQNHQTEQMNSRINNIASVHPSPDAIPVYEAVEEDEENPMIIPFNRMKNIIPLPNTTIRSKEEEEQQQSENVNKDITTTGIMSTTVATIKTMSPDEKSTIAFKFSKCNIGQFQCVNGTSRDGAYCVNLSSKCDSENDCSDGSDELNCEDEGCPGNFQCKSGQCLGRHLVCNGIVDCDDGSDEVNCKDWVCHFDEFKCPNGRCIPDLWRCNGRPDCEDHRDEYSCSKSCGNDEYLCPSENWCIPQTWRCNGVPECANGEDEKLCDCSLDQFKCQTGGCVALEQVCDGIEHCPDRSDEWDCLLTNTTNLNQSNSDDSERQVPIGQPMLLKIKKFDNKYYSICGDNWTKNHSDLYCKLLGYFGSETTETIEINDYEKILRLKELKENHNQDTMNLIADLELSDHCASKQFVKVSCQEFSCGSLDNEGPTARLVGGTTAGEGQWSSVALLKETKSGTACTASVLGPMHALASYSCIHKYRQSNNWEIFTGRDLQKSTQVKNIIPYPQVKYNQFLYNDDIALIQLEEPLVFSRNVSAVCVPNQQFQPRALCVTAGWGFPLNGEINLKLKFLPIPIYNTQECNATSHYAGFITKSNICAGFTGADKGTCYNDEGAPLMCASETGRWELQGLLSHHSRCSRDHPAIYSSLSPTISWLQHSIPALQNRIL, from the exons ATGTCGGATTTAGGTACAGACAATCCAGCATTCAGCAACGCGGATGAATGCATAGATACCAGTACAAATGGAAACCTTGAAAATAGTCATACAGAGAGTGTTCAGCAGGAACATAAGGACAAGTCATCGCTTATCAGTAACGGACATTCTTTCGTGTCTCAACATTACGTTGAACCAACTCAGAATACTCCGGATGTTCAATACAAGACTGAAACCAGGATTGAGCTCCCTAATAATGGAGAAGAAAAGACTTCAAATACTGTTAAAGCCAATGGTGTTAATGGAAACAGCAATAACAACGATGTAAGCTTTCTTAACGCAAGTGTTACGAGTGCTCAAATAAACG ATGGTAAAAAGGAGCAAATTGAGGCCGTGAATTTGGAGCTGGTATCAATGAGACCTTATACAGGAAATAATTTGCAAACTAAGGGACAAGAAGCTTGCGAATTACCAAGTGATCCGTATGAAGAATATTTTGTGCCTGTTAATGAACATCGAAAGTATATCAG AGGAGAAAAACTTTATGTTACCAAGGACAAAAGAACCAAAAGTTCTTACTGGCGACGAATAGCTTGCTGGACTTTTGGATTAATTGTATTAGCACTTGCATTAGTAATTGCTATTTTAGCAGGAA CTGGGGTGATTTTAACGCAAGAAGCTACGCAACCACTGGATAATGATCACCAGCGGTCACTAGATGATGTTAACACTGCCGGAagtaaagaatttataaagaatCCACCAGCTAGTCCACCACCGGAAACATCTACTTTCCCACCATGGCAAACAACCGACGAGAGTATGCTAAAAACAGTACCTGAAGCGGTTGAAGGAAGTATCTGGCTAGATAATCTTATTTGGAATGATGACCTAATGGATGCTAAGTCGAGAGTTTATCGAAGTACAGCTATGGAGATTGAAAACAGTTTGAGAGATATGATACTTCCGGTTGGCTCGATAACTATTGTCAAAGTGTATAATATTACTAGTAATGGTCAAGTAATGTTTAGAATTGGTTATCCACCGACACCGACTCCAGAGATGCTTCAAGAAAGTATTGAGAAAAAGcttagagaaaataataacatgATTGGAAAGTATCATCTCACAAGAATGAACGTTAAACGTTTAGTCGATGAATGTCAATATGGTTATTTGAATTGTTCCGgaatttgtaaatttgattatattcGTGCTGTATTCAGCTGTGAAGAAGATTACTTGAGTGATATTAGTCTTGATGCTGAAGACCCTAATTTAACATCTCTTGAAGATATGGTTCAAGGTCGAGGACGTATTCCTGAGCATTCATTTGAATCTGAAGATCATGATCATTGGATGCATCATCATTACCATGAACATGTAGGATCAGttacagaaataaatattaataataccGTAAATCGACCTCAATTTGAATCTACACTTCAAACAGGTACAGAACCAAAGTTACAGTCTGAACCTGTAGCTGAACCTACTCCTGAACCTTCAGCAGAACCTAAGCCTGAGCCTGAATCTAATACAACTTTTGAGACTATTTTTGAACTTAATGCGGAAACAAAAGCAGAGCCAGAACCTATTGCCGATGCtactgcagaaccaaaagtaGAACCAGAGCCTACTACAGAACTAAAAGCAAAGCCAGAGCCTTTTGCTGAACCTACTGCAGAACCAAAACTAGAACCTGAGCCTACTGCCGAACCAAAAGCAGAGCCAGAGCCTATTTCTGAACCtactgcagaaccaaaagtaAAACCAGAGTCTACTGCCGAACCACAAGCAGAGCCAGAGCCAACTGCCGAACTAAACACAGAGTCCGAACCTACTGCCGAACCAACAGTTGAGTCAGAACCTGTTGTCGAACCTACTGCGGAACCAAAAGCAGAGCCAACTGCCGAACTAAAAGTAGAGCCAGAGCCCGATCCCGAACCTACTGCCGAACCAAAAGCAGAGCCTATTGCCGATCCTACTGCAGAGCCAGAACCTATTGCCGAACCTACTGTGGAGCCAGAGTCTCTTCCTGAACCAATTGCCAAATCTACCGAAGAACCAAAAGCAAAACCTGAGCCAATTGCTGAATCTGAACCCTCTGCAGAGCCACAAGCAGAGCCTGAATCAATCACTGAACCCGAGCCTACTATGGAACAAAAAGCAGAGCTTGAGCCTATTTCAGAATCAATAGCAGTATTCGAACCTGTCCCAGAACCAAAATCAGAATCTGAGTTTAAAGCAGCATCTGACATTCTTAATGAACCCACAGAAGAATCTAAATTAGAGTCTAAACCTGAGAATCCTTTAGAAACAACAGCTGCACCTGAACCAATAACAAATCCACCATTAGACAATAATGCTTTTTCAGAACCAACACCTGAACTAAAGACAGAGTCCGATTTAAGACCAGAAACTCAATTTGAAGAAGGATTAAAACCTGATACTGAAGCTCCAAGAGAACCTAAACTCGAATTGGAAGTAAAAACTGAGCCTACAATAAATCCTACATTAAAACCTGATTTTCCTAAAGTTACTGACCGTTTAAATCCCAACTTAAAATCTTTTGAATCTTCCACAACCCAATTACCAATTGATTCTAGATTTAACGTTGATTCAAACCCAGAACCACTTCCAGTTATACCTTTATCAACATcgataaatgataattcatTAATGGATGTTTCAAAAGAAATTCCTGAAATGTTGCCTACTGCAATACCTAAAATAAGCGATATACAGTCAGATGATCCTTATCATCGTCATCAAACTGACGACAAATCTTCTGAAAGTACAACATTGATAGAAGTCGAAAATGAAGATAGCACTATGAATCCTACAATGAAATCATCTGAGTttgaggaaattaaattttcaacaattatGGAACAAAACTCAACAACCATACCGAATATTTCTGAAACTCATTTTACAGATTTAACAACAATTATGCCTGAAACAAAgactcaatattttaataattcaaatgccTTAGATCAAGTATCTAATTCAGGTTTTCCAAAAGTACCACAAgagataattgaaaatatcgaACCTTTAAATGATTCAGTAAATAACGCTACACCACCGTATaggaaagaaaataatcaaaCAATAATTTCGCAATTAACTCCCGAACGAATAGATCCGTATatgcttattaaaaattcattagaagcaaataaattaaatgaaaatttcagtaGCACAACTATTTCATCAAATAGTCAACCATTAGCTATGTCGAACAGAACTACTGAAAAGAGAATTGGAGAAGTTACAATAACGTATGAGAAagataaaaatcatgaagtaATGTCACCATTTTTACcagaaataattatcgaaaaagaTGCATCAAAAAAAGCACCGAGATTAGATAAAGATGAGCAACATTATCCAAATCCATTTGAGCCAAATGTAGAGGATGTAATTGTGCATAATCTTGACTCCAAAACTGACACGctaataacattaaattatgACGTGAACGGAACTGAATTCACAGACTTAGTCAACAAATTCAATGTATCCCACGGTGCTCAACAGACTGAAACGAGTCACAAAGAGGATGCTAGTATAGTTGACATGATGACCACTATGACAACTACATTATTGAATACACAGATAAACTTAGCAATGACTAAGAAGCCGGTCGTTGATGCCGAAGACCTTGAGATACGACACATGGATGGTATGATTACAAGTAAAGTTATGAATGACATGCACATTGAACAaagtaataattcaaatgctaatgatgataaatcacaagaaaattatgataaagtTATGAATGATCCTGTAAGTGTGACAGTAATTCCacgagaaaatgaaaaattatacggaggaataataaatagtcaatcaaccgattttgatgagTCAAAATCTATAACAgcaattgataaaaatcaaGATTCATCAGATTCacacaataaatttgatgaaaatgcCGTAGAAGATCAGTATAATGATATTATAGAGGAGAGAATTTCgaagaaaattgaaagtaacgattcaaaattatcgaataaaaatttattacccgTAGAGCCGAATGTGAAGTCAACGACagtaaagaatgaaaaaactaCCTTAACAATGGATGATAATACTACTTCAGATTTTatcaatgatttaaataatgtaaaaacgACACTAAAAGTAACATCGGAAAAACCAGTAAAAGATAAAacagatgataataataaatttacaactGAAATTCCAATAATGCCTGTAGAGATTCAACAAGATATTTCAACAACTGAAATAATAGAGAAAATTGAATCAACAATGATTAGCAATTTAGATAATATTAGAACTAATGTAGCAGAAATAACTACACCAATGTCATTTGTTGAGTCAAAAATTACTACTATTCAAGCTCCAATTATGCCAAAAGAGTTTATGACTACGGAAATTAGTTTGCCTGAAAAAATACCGCTAACTAGTTTCCCATCAGAATCTATGGGATCAACAACTGAAAATCTTATTTCACGACAAGATAGTGAACCAACAACGGAGTCTCCAAAAGTTTCTACTATTGGTTTTGAAGATATAAAACCCGTTTcggaattaatttttgatgatCCAGAGCCAGATATATTTGATCatactaaatttttcacaacAACTGAATCAGCATTAGTGGATCAAACACTTATGGATCAATCAGTATCTGACGATCTTTCagaagaattattaaaaataataccttTAGATATTGATGacgtaaaagaaaaaacatcAACGGAAACTACTGAAATTTcagcaataattaaaattataaatacaacaGATATTTCAACATCAACTGTTGAGCAGAATATGTCATCTGTACCAAGActaaaaatcattgaaatcaCTTCCGCTTCTCAGCAGCCAAAAAATTGGaatcatagtttaattatacataataccACTAGTGTCCCTCAAAATCATCAAACAGAACAAATGAATTcacgaataaataatattgcaagCGTTCATCCAAGTCCGGATGCCATTCCAGTTTACGAAGCAGTTGAAGAGGATGAAGAAAATCCTATGATAATACCTTTCAatagaatgaaaaatattattccattACCCAACACAACAATCCGAtcaaaagaagaagaagaacaaCAACAAAGTGAAAACGTAAATAAAGATATTACAACTACTGGTATAATGTCAACTACAGTTGCaacaataaaaacaatgagtccagatgaaaaatcaacgatcgcgtttaaattttcaaaatgtaatATCGGACAATTTCAATGTGTTAATGGAACATCGCGAGATGGAGCATATTGTGTAAATTTATCATCGAAATGTGATTCTGAAAATGACTGTTCAGATGGGTCTGATGAATTAAATTGTGAAGATGAAGGTTGTCCAGGTAATTTCCAATGTAAAAGTGGGCAATGTCTAGGTAGACATCTTGTTTGTAATGGAATTGTTGATTGTGATGACGGTAGTGATGAAGTTAACTGTAAAGACTGGGTTTGtcattttgatgaatttaaatgtcCAAATGGAAGATGTATTCCAGATCTTTGGCGCTGTAATGGACGACCAGACTGTGAAGATCACAGAGACGAATATTCATGCTCAAAAAGTTGCGGTAATGATGAGTATTTATGTCCTAGTGAAAACTGGTGTATTCCTCAAACATGGCGCTGTAATGGTGTACCAGAATGCGCAAATGGTGAAGACGAAAAACTTTGCGACTGTTCATTAGATCAATTCAAATGTCAAACTGGTGGTTGTGTTGCTTTAGAGCAAGTTTGCGATGGTATTGAACATTGTCCTGATCGTTCAGATGAATGGGATTGTTTATTAACTAATacaacaaatttaaatcaatcaaaTTCAGATGATAGTGAACGGCAAGTACCAATTGGACAGCCTatgctattaaaaattaagaaattcgacaataaatattattcaatttgtGGAGATAATTGGACTAAAAATCACAGCGATTTATACTGTAAATTACTTGGATACTTTGGCTCGGAAACAACAGAAActattgaaataaatgattatgaaaaaattttacgattgaaagaattgaaagaaaatcaTAATCAAGACACGATGAATCTTATTGCTGATTTGGAATTATCAGATCACTGTGCATCCAAACAATTTGTAAAGGTTTCGTGCCAAGAGTTTTCTTGTGGATCTTTAGACAATGAAGGGCCAACGGCTCGATTAGTTGGTGGTACAACAGCGGGTGAAGGACAATGGTCAAGTGTTgcattattaaaagaaactaAAAGTGGTACTGCATGTACCGCAAGTGTTCTAGGCCCAATGCATGCCTTGGCCAGTTACTCTTGTATTCATAA ataCAGGCAAAGTAACAATTGGGAAATATTTACTGGTCGTGATCTTCAAAAATCAActcaagttaaaaatataattccgtATCCGcaagttaaatataatcaatttttgtaCAATGATGATATTGCTTTAATTCAACTTGAAGAACCACTCGTATTTTCAAGAAATGTATCTGCTGTTTGTGTACCCAATCAACAATTTCAG CCTAGAGCTTTATGTGTTACTGCTGGCTGGGGATTCCCATTAAATggtgaaataaatttgaaacttaaatttttacctaTACCAATTTACAATACTCAAGAATGTAATGCAACTAGTCATTACGCTGGATTTATAACTAAAAGCAATATTTGCGCTGGATTTACTGGTGCTGACAAGGGAACATGTTAT aatgacGAAGGTGCACCATTGATGTGCGCTAGTGAAACTGGACGTTGGGAATTACAAGGTTTACTTAGCCATCATAGCAGATGCTCAAGAGATCATCCAGCTATTTATTCAAGTCTCAGTCCAACAATCTCTTGGTTACAGCATTCGATTCCTGCTCTTCAGAatcgaattttataa
- the LOC103577282 gene encoding uncharacterized protein LOC103577282, with product MVAIDILEERITELENRIYGSAVPAVDATLPETSIVDNILHANTLISSALSGRERTNALVKRLPQLNELLDTSYDNDDLNVEAKLEIIIAMESEIKKNLELFNKVQKLMPALEINKIQNVPELTPKLEHLTVNYLNFYEESNEINHSIHKVFSKYNNIIDIISKSLISLDAAITAAEIAAAPKKRIDD from the coding sequence atggtTGCAATTGACATATTAGAAGAAAGAATAACAGAATTAGAAAATCGAATTTACGGATCAGCCGTACCAGCAGTTGATGCAACACTTCCTGAGACTTCAATTGTTGACAATATACTTCATGCAAACACTCTTATTTCATCAGCATTATCTGGTCGTGAAAGAACAAATGCACTTGTTAAAAGACTTCCTCAACTAAATGAATTATTGGATACATCTTATGACAATGATGATTTGAATGTTGAAGCTAaacttgaaattataatagctATGGAAagtgagattaaaaaaaatctcgaattatttaataaagttcaaaaattgatGCCTgctttagaaataaataaaatacaaaatgtaCCAGAATTAACACCAAAATTAGAACATTtaactgttaattatttaaatttttatgaagaaTCTAACGAAATTAATCATTCTATTCACAAAgtattttctaaatataataatattattgacattatttctaaatcattaattagttTAGATGCTGCTATCACTGCTGCTGAAATTGCAGCCGCCCCTAAAAAACGCATTGACGATTAA